DNA sequence from the Schlegelella aquatica genome:
GCAAGGCATCTTGGCCGCCAGCCGCACCAAGGCCGCCGAGGCGCGCAGCTACACGCGCATCTTCGGCCGCGATGCCGCGATCTGCGTGCTGGCCATGGCCGGCAGCGGCATCGAGACGCTGGAGCTGGGCGCGGTGGCGAGCCTGGATGCGCTGGCGCAGGCGCAGGCGCCGAACGGCCAGATTCCGAAGTACGTGGACCCGGAGGGCGTCGATGCGGACTTCTGGTACCTGGGCTGCATCGACGCCACCTTGTGGTGGCTCATCGCGGTGGACCACGTCCGGCGCCGCAGCGCCCTGGCCGGCGTCGAGCACCGCTGGGAGCCCCAGGTGGCGCTCGCGCTCAACTGGCTGGCCTCGCAGGAGCATCAGCGGTTCTTCCTGCTGCAGCAAAACGAGGCGAGCGACTGGGCCGACATCATGCCCCGCTCGGGCTTCGTGCTCTACACCAACGCCTTGTGGTACCGCGTCAAGGAGATCTACCGCCTGCCCAACCAGGAAGAGACGCACTATCACTTCAACCATCTCTTCCACCCGTTCAAACGCGACCTGCCCGAGTACCGCCGGGGCCGGCTGCTGGCGCACTATGCGCGGCGAGGGCAGCGCACGCCGGACCTGTACCTCAGCTTCGTGAACCTGTCGTTCGTCGGCTACGAGGGTGACGTGTTCGGCAATGTGCTAGCCATCCTGTGCGGGCTGGCGGGCGACGCGATGGCCAACGGCATCTTGCAGACGCTCAAGGCCGCGAAGGTGGCCGAGCCGTACCCCGTGCGCGCCGTGACGCATCCGATCACCCCGCAGCACGAGCTGTGGCGCCCCTACATGGCGCGCCACAAGCAGAACCACCCGCACCAGTACCACAACGGCGGGATCTGGCCCTTCATCGGCGGCTTCTATGCGATGGCACTGGCCCGTCTCGGCCAGCGCGACGAGGCCCGGGCCGAGCTGGACAAGCTCGCCTGGAGCCTGGCGGCCGACGACTGGCGGTTCACGGAGTGGTTCCACGGCCAGACCCTGGAACCCAAGGGCATGGCCGGCCAGAGCTGGAACGCCGCCGCCTTCCTGTTCGCGCGTCAGGCGGTGGAGCACGACGACTTCGTCTTCTGACCGGGGGCTGCGGCACCGCCGACGCCCTCGGGCCCCTTCGGGTGCACGCTCGGGTGCACGGCCGGGTGACCCGTTCGGGTGCCCGTCTGCATGCGGGCTTGCGTGCACGCTCGAGTGCAAGTTCTGCTGCAAGACATCTGCTCTCGCTCGACTCTGCGCAGGGGTCTCGCCGGGCCTGGCGCGCCCCCGGGGCCTCGCGCCGACCTCCGCGCGCCGGGCACGCATGTTGCCCTGCAGCATAGGGGTCCACCGCTGCCCGGGTGGTGGGCTGACTCGA
Encoded proteins:
- a CDS encoding amylo-alpha-1,6-glucosidase translates to MKHARPQPAPAPLLSSCSAAPAGWASPPLAAARPACEPAPIVHRCTVESVDLLERNLTPQGILAASRTKAAEARSYTRIFGRDAAICVLAMAGSGIETLELGAVASLDALAQAQAPNGQIPKYVDPEGVDADFWYLGCIDATLWWLIAVDHVRRRSALAGVEHRWEPQVALALNWLASQEHQRFFLLQQNEASDWADIMPRSGFVLYTNALWYRVKEIYRLPNQEETHYHFNHLFHPFKRDLPEYRRGRLLAHYARRGQRTPDLYLSFVNLSFVGYEGDVFGNVLAILCGLAGDAMANGILQTLKAAKVAEPYPVRAVTHPITPQHELWRPYMARHKQNHPHQYHNGGIWPFIGGFYAMALARLGQRDEARAELDKLAWSLAADDWRFTEWFHGQTLEPKGMAGQSWNAAAFLFARQAVEHDDFVF